The Halichoerus grypus chromosome 9, mHalGry1.hap1.1, whole genome shotgun sequence genome has a window encoding:
- the CITED2 gene encoding cbp/p300-interacting transactivator 2 codes for MADHMMAMNHGRFPDGTNGLHHHPAHRMGMGQFPSPHHHQQQQPQHAFNALMGEHIHYGAGNMNATSGIRHAMGPGTVNGGHPPSALAPAARFNNSQFMGPPVASQGGSLPASMQLQKLNNQYFNHHPYPHNHYMPDLHPAAGHQMNGTNQHFRDCNPKHSGGSSTPGGSGGSSTPGGSGGTSGGGAGSGSSGGGGGSGSNMPASVAHVPAAMLPPNVIDTDFIDEEVLMSLVIEMGLDRIKELPELWLGQNEFDFMTDFVCKQQPSRVSC; via the coding sequence ATGGCAGACCATATGATGGCCATGAACCACGGGCGCTTCCCCGACGGCACCAACGGGCTGCACCACCACCCTGCCCATCGCATGGGCATGGGGCAGTTCCCGAGCCCccatcaccaccagcagcagcagccccaACACGCCTTCAACGCCCTGATGGGCGAGCACATACACTACGGCGCGGGCAACATGAATGCCACGAGCGGCATCAGGCATGCGATGGGGCCGGGGACTGTGAACGGCGGGCACCCCCCGAGCGCGCTGGCCCCCGCAGCCAGGTTTAACAACTCCCAGTTCATGGGCCCCCCGGTGGCCAGCCAGGGAGGCTCCCTGCCGGCCAGCATGCAGCTGCAGAAGCTCAACAACCAGTATTTCAACCATCACCCCTACCCCCACAACCACTACATGCCGGATTTGCACCCTGCTGCAGGCCACCAGATGAACGGGACAAACCAGCACTTCCGAGATTGCAACCCCAAGCACAGCGGCGGCAGCAGCACCCCCGGCGGCTCGGGCGGCAGCAGCACCCCCGGCGGCTCCGGCGGCACCTCGGGTGGCGGCGCGGGcagcggcagcagcggcggcggcggcggcagcggcagcaACATGCCCGCCTCCGTGGCCCACGTCCCTGCTGCAATGCTGCCGCCCAATGTCATAGACACTGATTTCATCGACGAGGAAGTGCTTATGTCCTTAGTGATAGAAATGGGTTTGGACCGCATCAAGGAGCTGCCCGAACTCTGGCTGGGGCAAAACGAGTTTGATTTTATGACGGACTTCGTGTGCAAACAGCAGCCCAGCAGAGTAAGCTGTTGA